A single region of the Gossypium arboreum isolate Shixiya-1 chromosome 12, ASM2569848v2, whole genome shotgun sequence genome encodes:
- the LOC108477953 gene encoding uncharacterized protein LOC108477953, which yields MDWLVMHQANLDCAAKRGLLKTAKGDEVVVFGEHQNYLLYMIFTLRVEKLVRKGCEAYLAYASVSGSEVSSIKDTRSVMDFHDVFPNKLPGLPPNREVEFGIELLPSIALMSIAPYRMILKEKQLYAKFNKCKFWLREVTFLGHVVSVEGVRVDPRKIEDVLDSKQPKSVSEICSFLANAVANALSRRAMTNLRGMFARLSLFDDGSLLAELQVKPKWIDQIKGKQLEDESLGPRFQYIKSEETLDFGLNNEGVLCFRGRVCVPKDTDLRQLYCKKHIVVCMRCILAGIRCIVPFVSYIGGLVLSVKLPTLWVNVLLASRLRLNTSYLRDCFSQLRFRFESGRECRTPKCWIELVEQHVLGPELISDTEDKVRLIRDRLKAASNRKKSYADLMRKEIVYSMGDLVFLKLELPPKLDQIHDVFHVFMLRRYCSNPAHIVSTEEIEVRPDLTFEEDPVQILDHDVKILRRKSVPLVKVLWRNHSSEEATWEPEEAM from the exons ATGGACTGGTTGGTTATGCATCAAGCGAATTTGGATTGTGCAGCAAAACGGGGGTTACTGAAAACTGCAAAGGGTGACGAGGTAGTTGTGTTTGGGGAGCATCAAAATTATCTCTTATATATGATTTTTACACTTAGAGTTGAGAAgctggttcgtaagggttgtgaggcgtatctagcctaTGCTAGTGTTTCTGGTTCTGAGGTTTCTTCTATTAAAGATACCAGATCGGTTATGGATTTTCATGATGTTTTTCCCAATAAATTGCCTGGGTTACCTCCtaaccgtgaagttgagtttgggatagagCTCTTGCCTAGTATAGCTCTgatgtctatcgccccttatagaatg ATTTTGAAGGAGAAACAACTATACGCTAAATTCAACAAGTGCAAATTCTGGCtacgagaggtaacatttctgggtcatgtggtatctgttgAAGGGGTTAGAGTtgaccctcgaaaaattgaagatGTTCTGGATAGTAAGCAGCCTAAATCGGTATCTGAGATTTGTAGTTTTCTAg CCAATGCGGTGGCCAACGCACTGAGCCGAAGGGCTATGACTAATCTGAGAGgtatgtttgctcgtctcagttTGTTTGACGATGgtagcttgttggcagaactccAAGTTAAACCGAAGTGGATAgatcagattaagggtaaacagttggaggatgagtctctAGGTCCTCGATTTCAATATATAAAGAGTGAGGAAACtttagattttggactgaataacgaaggggtactttgtttccgCGGGAGAGTCTGCGTACCAAAAGATACTGACCTGAGGCAGTTATACTGcaagaagcacatagtagtctgTATGAGATGCATCTTGGCAGGAATAAGATGTATTGTGcccttcgtgagttatattggtggcctagTCTTAAGCGTAAAGTTACCGACTTTGTGGGTAAATGTCTtacttgccagcaggttaaggctgaataCCAGTTACCTTCgggattgcttcagccagttaagatttcgCTTTgaaagtgggagaga gtgtcgtactcctaagTGTTGGATTGAGTTGGTCGAGCAGCATGTTCTGGGCCCTGAATTAAtttctgatactgaggataaagttagattgaTACGGGATCGACTGAAAGCAGCATCTAATAGgaagaagtcatatgcagatttgatgCGTAAGGAGATTGTGTATTCTATGGGGGACTTagtgtttctcaag CTTGAGTTACCTCCAAAGTTGgaccagattcatgatgtgttccatgtctttATGTTGAGGCGATATTGCTCTAATCCTGCACATATCGTCTCGACTGAGGAGATTGAAgttaggccagatctgacgttTGAGGAAGATCCAGTCCAGATTTTAGATCATGATGTGAAGATTCTTAGGAGGAAATCGGttccactggttaaggttctATGGCGTAACCATAGTtctgaggaagccacatgggaacctgaggaggcgaTGTGA